In Pseudomonas sp. PDNC002, the DNA window TCGAAGCCGGCGAGCTGATTCCCGGCGACGGCGAGGTGATCGAAGGCGTGGCGGCGGTCAACGAGGCGGCCATCACCGGTGAATCCGCGCCGGTGATCCGCGAGTCCGGCGGCGACCGCTCGGCCGTCACCGGCAATACCCGTCTGGTCTCCGACTGGCTGCTGGTGAAGATCACCGCCAATCCCGGCGAGTCCACCCTCGACCGCATGATCGCCCTGGTGGAAGGCGCCAAGCGGCAGAAGACGCCCAACGAAGTCGCGCTGGACATCCTGCTGATCGGCCTGACGCTGATCTTCCTGCTGGTGGTCGTGACCCTGAAGCCCTTCGCCCTGTTCGCTGGCGGCAACCTGCCGCTGGTGTTCCTGGTGGCGCTGCTGGTAACCCTGATCCCCACCACCATCGGCGGCCTGCTGTCGGCCATCGGCATCGCCGGCATGGACCGCCTGGTGCGCCTGAACGTCATCGCCAAGTCCGGCCGCGCCGTGGAAGCGGCGGGGGACGTCCATGTCCTAATGCTCGACAAGACCGGCACCATTACCTTCGGCAACCGCCGCTGCAGCGCGCTGCACACTGCGCCCGGTGTACAGCCGCTGGAGCTGGCCGAGGGCGCGTTCCTCGCCTCGCTGGCCGATGACACGCCGGAAGGCAAGTCCATCGTTGAGTTCCTGCGCGCGCAGATCGTCCTGCCGGAGCCGGACCGTAACCGCGTGACGCCGATCGCCTTCAGCGCCGAGACGCGCCTGTCGGGTATCGATATGGACGGTCACGTCTACCGCAAGGGCGCCGTGGACGCCGCGCTGGCCTTCGTCGGCCTGGGCCGCGCGCAGATGCCGGAGAGTCTCGCCAAGGAGATCGAGCGCATCGCCCAGAGCGGCGGCACGCCGCTGCTGGTAGTGGCCGACGGCAAGCTGCTGGGCGCCATTCACCTCAAGGACGTGGTCAAGCCGGGCATTCGCGAGCGCTTCGCCGAACTGCGCCGCATGGGCATCCGCACCGTGATGGTGACCGGCGACAACCCGCTGACCGCCGCCGCGATTGCCGCCGAGGCAGGCGTGGATGACGTGATTGCCGAAGCCACGCCGGAGAAGAAGCTGGCGCGCATCCGCCAGGAACAGGGTGAGGGTCGCATGGTCGCCATGTGTGGCGACGGCGCCAACGATGCCCCGGCCCTGGCGCAGGCCGATGTCGGCATGGCGATGAACGACGGCACCCAGGCCGCCCGCGAGGCCGCCAACCTGGTGGACCTGGACAGCGACCCGACCAAGCTGCTGGACGTGGTCCAGGTCGGCAAGGAACTGCTGGTGACCCGTGGCGCGCTGACCACTTTCTCGGTGGCCAACGACGTGGCCAAGTACTTCGCCATTCTTCCCGCGCTGTTCGCCGGCATCTACCCGCAGCTAGGCGTGCTCAACGTGATGAAGCTGGCCAGCCCGCAGAGCGCCATCCTCTCGGCCATCGTGTTCAACGCGCTGATCATCGTCGCGCTGATCCCCCTGGCCCTGCGCGGTGTGCGCGTGCAGGCCAGCGACGCCTCGCAGCTGTTGCGACGCAACCTGCTGATCTACGGCGTGGGCGGGCTGGTCGCGCCGTTCGTGGGGATCAAGGTGATCGACATGATCCTGGTAGCGGTGGGCCTGGCCTGAGGCGCGCGCCTTTTCCCCTCACCCTCTCCCAGAGGGAGAGGGACCGTCCTGAGAGATTGGGAAGCGCCGATCTCGCCGGATACACCGAACAACCCCCTCTCCCTCTGGGAGAGGGCAGGGGCGAGGGTAAGCCCGCGCTCCGAACCCAACAGAGGAGCACTCAACATGTTCAAGCAACTTCGTCCCGCCATCGTTTCCCTTGTCCTGCTCGGGCTGCTCACCGGCGAGGCCTATCCACTGGTCGTCACCGCCATC includes these proteins:
- the kdpB gene encoding potassium-transporting ATPase subunit KdpB, which produces MNAHTQELAMKKAVEKRPTTALSALWKPALLQAFIKLDPRQLQRSPVMLVVALTAVLTTVLCVVGGDSVPTFVAVQIAVWLWFTVLFANFAEALAEGRGKARADSLKAGTQGLQAMRMAVTGKFEKVAASSLRKGDVVRVEAGELIPGDGEVIEGVAAVNEAAITGESAPVIRESGGDRSAVTGNTRLVSDWLLVKITANPGESTLDRMIALVEGAKRQKTPNEVALDILLIGLTLIFLLVVVTLKPFALFAGGNLPLVFLVALLVTLIPTTIGGLLSAIGIAGMDRLVRLNVIAKSGRAVEAAGDVHVLMLDKTGTITFGNRRCSALHTAPGVQPLELAEGAFLASLADDTPEGKSIVEFLRAQIVLPEPDRNRVTPIAFSAETRLSGIDMDGHVYRKGAVDAALAFVGLGRAQMPESLAKEIERIAQSGGTPLLVVADGKLLGAIHLKDVVKPGIRERFAELRRMGIRTVMVTGDNPLTAAAIAAEAGVDDVIAEATPEKKLARIRQEQGEGRMVAMCGDGANDAPALAQADVGMAMNDGTQAAREAANLVDLDSDPTKLLDVVQVGKELLVTRGALTTFSVANDVAKYFAILPALFAGIYPQLGVLNVMKLASPQSAILSAIVFNALIIVALIPLALRGVRVQASDASQLLRRNLLIYGVGGLVAPFVGIKVIDMILVAVGLA